The Notoacmeibacter ruber DNA segment CGCGACGAAGAACTGCCAACCTACACCATTCTGGTGCCGATGTTCCGCGAGCCCGAAACGCTTCCGATCCTTGCCCAGGCGTTGCGCAGCCTCGACTATCCGCTGGCGAAACTGGATATCAAGCTTGTCCTGGAGGAGAACGACAGCGAGACCATCGAGGCGGCAAAGGCGCTTGGTCTCGAAGGCATCTTCGAGATCATCCGCGTGCCGGAATCCCAGCCGCAAACGAAACCCAAGGCATGCAATTACGCCCTGCAATTCGCGCGAGGCGAATTGCTCGTCATCTACGATGCGGAGGACAAGCCGGAAACCGACCAGCTCCGCAAGGTCGTCGCGGCCTTTCGTCTGTCGTCGGACAACACGGCCTGCATCCAGTGCCGGCTCAACTACTACAACGCCAGAGAAAACTGGCTGACCCGAATGTTCACGCTCGATTATTCGCTCTGGTTCGACCTGATGCTGCCGGGCCTGCAGCGCATGGGCATTCCCATCCCTCTCGGCGGCACGTCCAACCACTTCAAGATCGACGTCCTGCGTGAACTACACGCATGGGATCCCTTCAACGTCACGGAAGATGCCGATCTCGGCATCCGCATGACCCAGAAGGGCTACCGCGTCAGCGTGATCGACTCCACCACCTTCGAAGAAGCCAATTGCGAAGCCGGCAACTGGATCAGGCAGCGCTCGCGATGGATCAAGGGGTACATGCAGACGTTCCTCGTCCATACCCGCCGCCCGCTTCACCTGTTGAAGACGATTGGCCTCCGGGGCGTGACAGGCTTCGCCTTCTTCATCGGCGGCACGGCTCTGTCCGGCATTCTCAATCCCATCTTCTGGTCGATATTCGCCATCTGGCTGACCACCGAGACGGCGGGGTTCGACCCGTTCTTTCCGCCAATCGTTCTCTATTTCGCGCTGTTCAACCTGCTGATCGGCAACGGCCTGATGATCTTCCTGACCCTGATCGCACCCTTCCGGCGGGGCTGGATGGATCTCATCCCCTACGGCACTTCGGTGGTCGGCTATTGGATGCTGATGTCGATCGCAGCCTACAAGGCGCTGTGGCAACTCGTCGCAAAGCCTTTCTATTGGGAAAAAACCCGACACGGCATTTCCCGGCAAACGGCTCTTGAGATCGAGAAGGCCAGGACGGCGCAGATGGAAGGACATCTGGCTTGAACCCGCTCTCTTCTTTCCTCCTTTTCTGGTCGTCGCTGTTTCTGGGCTGTCTCTTTTGTGCGATTGCTCTTCAGCATGCCGGTTACATCTCCGATGCCGTGGCCACCCTTTCGGGGCAGGCCATAGCCGCCGCGCAAGGTGGCAGCAGCTTCTCGGGCCTGCTGACGGCGTATCCCCCACTTCCACGCCTGCTGACCTATGTCGTCGCCCTCATGGAGCCGCGTTTTCCGGCGCTGGTGGCGGGCGCACTCCTGCTCTCCCTGCTCGGCAGCCTGCTCTATCAGCAGATGGCCGGCAAAGAGGACGACCGTTTCAACCATTTATCCGCAGCGGCGTCGGCTTTGCTTCTGCTGGCCGGGCCACACAGCCTTCTCGCCATGGTCGAGGGGCCGGAAGCGGTACTAATGGCCCTTGCTATCTTCGTTCTGGGCCAGGGCATGTTCGATCTGCGATCGGAGGCATCGGCCGTAGCGGCAATGAAGATCGCACTTGCCATGATGCTGCTTGTTCTGTCAGGCCCGACGGGGATGATCTTCGCCATCGCCTGCCTGCCTTTCCTGGCCCTCTGCCTGCCGGGGGACCTGAGGCGGCAACGCCCCGATGCAATCTACCTTACCTTCCTCTTTCCGGCTCTGTTCGGCATTGGAAGCTTCCTCTACCTGCGCTGGCTTTTCGGAGCCAATGATGCGGCGACGGGGATTAGCGGCGCATTCCAGACGCTATCGCTGACCGAGCCCGCCAAACCCTCAACCTTGGCGGCAGCACTCATCGCGCTCGCAGCTCTCGGTCCACCTCTCGCTTGGAAGGTCTTGCGCTCGTGGCGGAAGCCGGTCCTCATGGAGCCATTGACGGGCCTCATATTGAGCGTCGCCGCTGCGGCAGTCCTGACCTTCATCTTCCATACCGGGCGGCTGCCCATCCTGATGACAGCCTCTGTCCTCGGTGTCCTGGCGACTTGCATTGCGCGTGTGTCGGTCGGCCGCTGGGCCATGATTGCAGTTCTCGCCATCGGAACGGGAACGGCGCTCGGCTGGATAGCCTTCGCCGGCAACGTGAGCGGGGCGCGAGGCATATCAAACGTCTCTTCAAGCCAATCGGCTGTGGCAGAGCTTCGACCCATCGCCGAAGCGCTCGATTCACTCGATGGCGTCATGCTGGACGGCATCAGCCATCCACAAATCCTGACGTTCATGTCGTCGACCAATGGGCTAAGCCTTCCCGGCAGCACGGATTTTGAAATCGATCTTCTTCGAAAGGCGATCACGGCGCCGTTCTTCGCGGTCCCGGACCCGATGCATGCGGCTGCCCGCCAGGGGCGCATCAACCGGGCTTTCCCGGAGGCCTTCGACCACGGCCTGCCGGGCTATGAAAGAATTTATGATGAGAATGGCTGGCGCATATACGCCAGAGTCGGACAGGCAGGGGGATGGTAATGCGGATATTGGTCGTCGACGATTCCGAAGATGCGCGCGACATTCTGTCGGCGGCACTGGCGATAGGCGGCTATGAGGACGTCGATTATGCCGAATCCGGTGAGAACGCGCTGTCAATGCTGGGCGTCGAACCGCGCAACACTGCCGGCCAGCACTTCGACGTCATCTTGATCGACGTCATCATGCCGGGCCTCAACGGCATCGAGACCTGCGCAAAAATCCGCTCCGATGCGCGCTATCAGGACACGCCCATCCTGATGGTCACGTCGATCAACGACAGCGGATCGCTCTCTCACGCATTTATCGCGGGAGCGACGGACTACGTCACCAAACCCTTCAATCGCACCGAATTGCTGGCGCGGATGCGCAGCGCTTGCCGACTGAAGGGTGAGGTCGACCGCCGCCATGCAAGAGAAGCGGACACGAAAAGCGCGCCCGCCGGGAACGAGCAGACCGGGCCGTCGCAGACCTTCCATCCGATCACCGGCTTGTTCGGGCCCAGCATACTCGAAACCTGGTTGCGGTCGGACGCCGCTCCTATGCCAAGCTGCATTCTCGCGGTCGCGATCAGGAATGGAAAACGGCTTCGCTCCGTCCACGGAAGCAAGCATGTCGAAGTCGGGATGAAGACCATTTCAGATGCCCTCGGACGGCTGCCCGCCGGATTGACGGATTTTTGCGCTCACTATGACGACGACATTCTTATCGTGTGCCTGCACGGGACCAGCGCGAGACAGGATGCCGCCCTGATCTCGGCCATTGCCGAACGCGTCCGGCGGTTGGAGATCCAGACAGCGGAGAGCGCGGTCGAAACCACGCTTTCGGTCGGTATCGGAGAAGCCCGACCGGAGGGCGAAATCCCGTCGAAGCACTCCCTGGTCTCGACTGCCATCGAACGGATGGAACTCGTCCGCTCGCGATAGAAACACGATCAATGCCGCATTGGGGCGCGACGAAATCCTCACTCCGTCCATCTTTCTTCGCAACCGATAACGAAAACGCCACAGGCCGCCAATGTCTGGATCACAAACATTGGCGGCCTCTGGCATTTCTAGAGTTTCTGGAGTTTTCAGTAAGCGCCGCGACCGGTGAAGACTGCGCGGAACGTCAGGGCCAGGAGGGCCAGATCCAGCGCGACCGATTTGGACCGGACATAAGCGACATCCATATCGACCATTTTCTGAAACCCGATCTCCGCACGTCCGGACACCTGCCAGACGCCAGTCAGCCCCGGTTTGCACGCAAGGCGCTCATGCGCTTCCGGCGGATAGGCGGCAACTTCGCTCGGCAGGGCCGGTCGTGGACCGACGACACTCATCTCACCCTTCAGAACATTGAACAGCTGCGGCAATTCGTCCAGCGAGTAGCGACGAAGCACACGGCCGACACTCGTAACACGCGGATCGTTCTTCGCTTTGAAGCAGATGCCCCGTCGGTCGGCCAGAGCAAGGACTTCCGACCGCCGCTTTTCGGCATCGACATACATCGTCCGGAACTTGAGCACTTCGAAGGGCTGGCCATTTTCACCCGTGCGAACCTGCCGGAACAACACCGGACCGCGCGAGCCGAGCTTGATGGCAACGGATATGAGCGCAAGAAGAGGGGCAAGGCACATCACCGCACCACCGGCCACGGCCACGTCGATGGCCCTGCTTTGCCAATTCGGAGAGCGTCCGAGTGCGCGCCGTTTTGCACCTTCACCAAAGGCGCGGGCCACAAAGGTCGCATTGCCGATCAGATAGCGCTTGGCAAGACGGCGCGGCTCCAGCGCCAGCCGCCAGGCCCATTCCAGCCGCGCCTTGCGAAGAAGGAGCGGCGCTCGTTTCACACGTCCGGACCAGAAGTCGAACTGTGCGCCCACGCCCATCACCAACGACGCGTTGAGGCGATGGCGGTTCCGCGCGATCCAGACATCCTGCTGCGGTACGCCAAGGGCGACGAGAACGATATCGGCACCCGAGCGGTTGATCTGGTCTATGATATCGTTCTGCTGCGTATCGTCGAAATAGCCGTGCCGCGTACCGGCGACCGTCAGGCCGGGCACGAGATCGGCCGCGCGCTCGGCAGCCTGCCGGGCAACGCCCTCGCGGCTGCCGAAGAAGAACACCGACATGTTGCGTTTCGCCGCTTCCTTGCAGAGCGGCAAAAAGAGGTCGGTTCCGTTGAGGTTCTCGGAAAAGCTCTGGCCGTTCAGTCGCGCGGCCAGCGCCACTCCAGCGCCATCTGGCAACACATAACGGGCCTTTTTCAAGGCCCACTGATATTCGACCGATCCGGCCGCAACGTTGATGCAGTGCGCATTGACGAAAGCTGCGGTCTTTTTGCCGGCCGGGTCGTCGAGCATCATTTCGATCGTCTCGCTCTTGCTGTTGCGGACGATGTCGAGATCGAAAAGTTGGCAGGTATCGAGTTGTTTCATGTTCGCCTCCGTGATGTGCACCGAGACTGCCACGGCACCACGAAGGCGGCGGCTCATGAAACGAATAGCTTCGAGGCGGAAAGCATCGCGGCGCGATACTGACCGGTATTCAGGCCCTATACGAAATAGATGAAATCCTACACAACAGGTTTACCGGATAGCGGAAGGTCTGTGTTATGTCTTCTTACGGATCACGGGGAGAGGTGGGATGAAAGTACTTTTGGCAGACGATCACGAACTGGTTCGCGACACGATCTGCGCCTTCCTGCAAAACGAAAAGGATATGTCCATCTCGGTCGCTGCCGATTTTCCCGACGCTGCGGACAAGATGACGACGGCTGGTCCTTTCGACCTTGTGCTTCTCGATTATTCGATGCCCGGAATGGACGGGCTGGAAGGCCTTAAGAAAGCGATCGATCTGAATTTCAGAAGCCCTGTCGCGATTATCTCGGGAACGATCGATCGGCCTACGGCTGAAGAGGCGCTGGCCCTCGGAGCGGCCGGGTTTCTTCCAAAGACCATCGCCGCGAAATCCCTGATCCATGCCATCCGCTTCATGGCCGCCGGCGAACAATACGCTCCGATCCAGTTCCTGACCGAAGTAGAAGAGCAGTCGACCCACCCGCTTGCGGAGAAACTCACGGACCGCGAATTGCAGGTCCTCGAGGGCTTGGTAAAGGGCCAGTCGAACAAGGAAATCGCTCGCGAACTTGCGTTGCAGGAGGTGACGATCAAGCTTCACGTCAAGACGCTCTGTCGCAAGCTCGATGCGAAGAACCGCACCCAGGCGGCCATCATCGCCAAGGAAGAAGGCCTGTTCTAGGGCACGCCCCACGTCCGGGCCATCCTTTTGGATAGTCCGACCGATCCTTCCTGGCACTGCCCTATGCGATGACGCGTCCCTCTCGGCTCCCGACTGCCGGTAGATTGCGCGCATCAAGAGGAGCCTGCCCCATGAACGCCCCCCTAGCCCGCCTTGTCGGTCAGCCAATCCCTGTGGAATTGCGTGAAGCCGAGCCCGCTCAGCCGGAGACCGAATCGAAGTCCGGGCGCTCGCCCTTTTCAATTCTTCGCCTGGTCCGCACGCCGCTTCGCGGCCTTTCCTTCTGGCGCCTCGTCCGCGGTGGCCGGATCGGCGATGCTGGGCGTCTGCCACGCTATTTTCTGGTGACCGGGGCCCTGTTGGGTACAATCTGGCTACCGATCATTCTTTATCTGCAGTTCGCGCCCGTGCAGTACACGTCCAGCGTCTCTCTGATCTTGCCGGGCGCTGGCGTCTCCAGTTCCGTCAGCCTGTCGGAGATCGGGCAGGCGTCCACATCGGCGAATTCGCCCTATGCCAGCTCGTCCATCAGCCCGACGGTCACCTATCAGAAATTGGTGCAGTCCGGCCGCGTGATCCGCCGCGCCTCGTCCGATTCCGGCATTGAAGAAGCCGCATTCGGTCGACCGAGGGTCAAGCTGGTCGATCAGACCAGCCTCATGCAGGTGCAGATGAAGGGCCGCACGCCGGACGCCGCACGCGAACGGACCGAAGCCCTTCTGACGGCGTTTCTCACCGAACTGAGCGAATTGCGCGACGACGAGATGAAGCGCCGTGAGGCTTCGGTAACGGACACCGTCCGCAAGTATCAGGATGCGGTGAACGTGATCCGCGACAAGATCAGCGACGTGCAGGTCCAGACGGGGCTCAGCTCGCAGGACCAGTTCCACAATATCGTCCAGACGAAAGAAACGCTCCTTTCGCGCATCGCCGAAGGGCAAGCGGAACTGCAGAATACAGACCGTGCCGTTGCCTCGCTGGCCGGCCTTCTTGGCATTTCGCCCGAAGCGGCGGCGAGAACGATCAAGCTGCATGTCGATCCCGAATATGCATCCCTGTCGAAGAGCCTGGCGGACGAAACATCCAAACTGGCCTCGCTCGGCAAGCTCTATGGCCCTCGCCATCCGGAGGTGGTCTCCGTTCGCGAACGGCACGACGGCATTCAGTTGCGCATGGTCGAACGCGCCGTGGACGTGACCGGCCTGCCGGCCGACCAACTGCGGGGACAAGTCGAGCGCGCCGCCGACGGCGAGCGTGGAACGCTTCTGGCCCGCGTCATTTCCGAAGTCGCCAAACGCGATGGTCAGCGCGCCCGGCTGAAGGTTTTGCGCGATGAGTTGAAGAATACCGAGGCCCGCGTTGTCGAACTGGTGACTGCAGCATCCAATCTCGACAAGCTCAATCGCGATTACAAGGTGGCACAGGCCGTCTTCACCTCCGCGCTTGCACGGCTGAATGCGTCCAAGACCGATGTTTTCGCGTCTTATCCCATGGTGCAAATCGCCGAGCCGCCGAGCCTTCCTTTCGAGCCGTCTTCGCCCAACAGGCTGCTGGCCATTATCGCCGGAATCGTAGCCACGCTCTTCGCAGGCACAGGCCTGATGCTCACCTGGTTGCGGCGGCCGCTGATCGACAAGCTGAGCGGAACCCTTCGCAAGACCGGTCCTGCGCCCGATGAAGCGGAATAATCCCGCAGAAGGGTTCGTCTTCTGGTCGATGACGCTGACCTGGGCGTTCTACGCCCTTGGCGCCCTCTACATTGTCGGCCCGGTGGTCGCATGGCTTCTCGCCGGTCTGGCTGCGATCTCGCTCTACCTTGGCGCAGCCATGCGGTCGGACCTCCGTGCGACCGGGCCAGTGCCAGCCCTTGTCTGGCTGTGGGGCCTCGGCATGGCGGTCATGCTCATCGCGCTCTGGATCGGTCATCTGGATTGGAGCCTCGGCCTCGCCAAAACGATCAAATCGTCGATCGGCTGGGCAAAAGGCTGGGCGCTCCTCTTCCTCCTGCCATTTGCCGGCGCGGTTCTGCCGATCCGCCGTCTGGTGCTGATCAGAAGCCAGAACATTGTCGGCCTCTGCACATTCCTATTGCTGCCACTGCTGGTGGTGGCTCCTACTCTCGGCCTGCCGGAGAAGATCTTCGTTTCCCCCCTCAAGGCGGCGGGCGGGCCCGGCCCCGAATACTTCTCCGTCTATCTCTATACGCTCGATCCGGCGAGTTGGACGCCGCGCTGGCAATTCTACGCGCCCTGGTCGCCCTTTGCGGGCCTGCTGGGTGTCGTGATGGTCTGTTTCGCCCTTGAAGATCGCGACCGCCGCTGGCTGCTCGCGGGCGTTCTGGCCGGACTCGCGATGATCTTTCTGTCGAAATCCCGGATGAGCCTCGTCGCGCTGGTCGTCTGCACCGTCACACCGCGCATGATGCCGCTCCTGGCGAAGGGCTTTGCTTGGCAGATCGCGGCCGGTTTCGCCGCGTCCATGGCGGTCCTCGGCACAGCCCTTCTCGATTTCGTGCTGGGCGGCATTGCTGCTTTCAAATCAGCGCGGGCCGACAGCACACGCGTCCGCGAAACACTTCAACGGATCGCTTATGAGCGCTGGCAAAATGAAGCGGTCTGGTTCGGGCATGGCACGGTGCAGCCCGGTCCGCATCTGGTGGAATACATGCCGATCGGCAGCCACCACACCTGGTATGGTCTGCTTTTCGTGAAAGGTCTGACCGGATTCTTCGCGCTTGCCATTCCGATGACCGTCCACTTTTTCGTGGCGGCGGTCGACAGTGTCCGCCACCCCCGCGGTCGTCTACCGCTCTCGATCATGCTGGCCATGCTGATTCTGACGTTCGGCGAGAATATCGAAATCGAGGCCTATCTTTTGTGGCCGGCCCTTCTCCTCCTTGGCATCCACGCCCGCGAGATGGCTGCCGAGCGCTCGGCAAAGACCGAGCAACCGGCCGTTCAACCTTCCTGATTGGTCGCCGGGATCGACCGCCTCCAACCCGCGACTTTCACCCGTTCGCCGATTGGTAAGCACCATGAGGAACGAGCACGCGCGCAGTTCGGTTCTCGTGCGTGACGAAGACGTCCCATCATCGGCGTCCTTTGCCCTGACTGTTCCGGCTACTCATAGGTGGAGCGCTCTTGAAGGTAGTCTCGATCGCAGGTCCTTGTACCGCCGAAGCAACCTTGGAAACGGCTTGAAACCCTTGACCGAAAAAAGGAAGGCCGCCGGTTCGAAAACCGGCGGCCGAACTGCCTGATCGGTGGGAAGGAGGGACGTTTTGATCAGGCAGCTTGAGCGAAGTCGGAATTGGATCCGACTACATTGTCGAGGAGGCTGTTCCAGCCGTGAGCGAAACGGTTCTCGGCGTTGCGCGCGACGTCGCGAAGGTGCGAACCCCGCTGGGCAAGGGCATGAGCGTCGAA contains these protein-coding regions:
- a CDS encoding WecB/TagA/CpsF family glycosyltransferase, with protein sequence MKQLDTCQLFDLDIVRNSKSETIEMMLDDPAGKKTAAFVNAHCINVAAGSVEYQWALKKARYVLPDGAGVALAARLNGQSFSENLNGTDLFLPLCKEAAKRNMSVFFFGSREGVARQAAERAADLVPGLTVAGTRHGYFDDTQQNDIIDQINRSGADIVLVALGVPQQDVWIARNRHRLNASLVMGVGAQFDFWSGRVKRAPLLLRKARLEWAWRLALEPRRLAKRYLIGNATFVARAFGEGAKRRALGRSPNWQSRAIDVAVAGGAVMCLAPLLALISVAIKLGSRGPVLFRQVRTGENGQPFEVLKFRTMYVDAEKRRSEVLALADRRGICFKAKNDPRVTSVGRVLRRYSLDELPQLFNVLKGEMSVVGPRPALPSEVAAYPPEAHERLACKPGLTGVWQVSGRAEIGFQKMVDMDVAYVRSKSVALDLALLALTFRAVFTGRGAY
- a CDS encoding response regulator transcription factor codes for the protein MKVLLADDHELVRDTICAFLQNEKDMSISVAADFPDAADKMTTAGPFDLVLLDYSMPGMDGLEGLKKAIDLNFRSPVAIISGTIDRPTAEEALALGAAGFLPKTIAAKSLIHAIRFMAAGEQYAPIQFLTEVEEQSTHPLAEKLTDRELQVLEGLVKGQSNKEIARELALQEVTIKLHVKTLCRKLDAKNRTQAAIIAKEEGLF
- a CDS encoding glycosyltransferase family 2 protein, with the protein product MALSATDNAIGNYLVERRQITLQQLDEAAGKATRWGVSLGDVLLAKGWIRAQDYYKSLANNLFLPFVNLIDEPPDQELLAGLDQNLLSESLIMPWRQEGERIILATARPGPETILLAQKIWGDRFDIVVTSKFDIIWSLQKIYRAVHSHRAVYELAEVDPDMSARQVLGTGQIIVIYGLISLLLLGAVIAPVATLIALNLLLTIFYLGNSLLRAALVWTGGLGQEDFARRLDIRAKALRDEELPTYTILVPMFREPETLPILAQALRSLDYPLAKLDIKLVLEENDSETIEAAKALGLEGIFEIIRVPESQPQTKPKACNYALQFARGELLVIYDAEDKPETDQLRKVVAAFRLSSDNTACIQCRLNYYNARENWLTRMFTLDYSLWFDLMLPGLQRMGIPIPLGGTSNHFKIDVLRELHAWDPFNVTEDADLGIRMTQKGYRVSVIDSTTFEEANCEAGNWIRQRSRWIKGYMQTFLVHTRRPLHLLKTIGLRGVTGFAFFIGGTALSGILNPIFWSIFAIWLTTETAGFDPFFPPIVLYFALFNLLIGNGLMIFLTLIAPFRRGWMDLIPYGTSVVGYWMLMSIAAYKALWQLVAKPFYWEKTRHGISRQTALEIEKARTAQMEGHLA
- a CDS encoding O-antigen ligase domain-containing protein — translated: MKRNNPAEGFVFWSMTLTWAFYALGALYIVGPVVAWLLAGLAAISLYLGAAMRSDLRATGPVPALVWLWGLGMAVMLIALWIGHLDWSLGLAKTIKSSIGWAKGWALLFLLPFAGAVLPIRRLVLIRSQNIVGLCTFLLLPLLVVAPTLGLPEKIFVSPLKAAGGPGPEYFSVYLYTLDPASWTPRWQFYAPWSPFAGLLGVVMVCFALEDRDRRWLLAGVLAGLAMIFLSKSRMSLVALVVCTVTPRMMPLLAKGFAWQIAAGFAASMAVLGTALLDFVLGGIAAFKSARADSTRVRETLQRIAYERWQNEAVWFGHGTVQPGPHLVEYMPIGSHHTWYGLLFVKGLTGFFALAIPMTVHFFVAAVDSVRHPRGRLPLSIMLAMLILTFGENIEIEAYLLWPALLLLGIHAREMAAERSAKTEQPAVQPS
- a CDS encoding response regulator; this translates as MRILVVDDSEDARDILSAALAIGGYEDVDYAESGENALSMLGVEPRNTAGQHFDVILIDVIMPGLNGIETCAKIRSDARYQDTPILMVTSINDSGSLSHAFIAGATDYVTKPFNRTELLARMRSACRLKGEVDRRHAREADTKSAPAGNEQTGPSQTFHPITGLFGPSILETWLRSDAAPMPSCILAVAIRNGKRLRSVHGSKHVEVGMKTISDALGRLPAGLTDFCAHYDDDILIVCLHGTSARQDAALISAIAERVRRLEIQTAESAVETTLSVGIGEARPEGEIPSKHSLVSTAIERMELVRSR
- a CDS encoding GumC family protein, with translation MNAPLARLVGQPIPVELREAEPAQPETESKSGRSPFSILRLVRTPLRGLSFWRLVRGGRIGDAGRLPRYFLVTGALLGTIWLPIILYLQFAPVQYTSSVSLILPGAGVSSSVSLSEIGQASTSANSPYASSSISPTVTYQKLVQSGRVIRRASSDSGIEEAAFGRPRVKLVDQTSLMQVQMKGRTPDAARERTEALLTAFLTELSELRDDEMKRREASVTDTVRKYQDAVNVIRDKISDVQVQTGLSSQDQFHNIVQTKETLLSRIAEGQAELQNTDRAVASLAGLLGISPEAAARTIKLHVDPEYASLSKSLADETSKLASLGKLYGPRHPEVVSVRERHDGIQLRMVERAVDVTGLPADQLRGQVERAADGERGTLLARVISEVAKRDGQRARLKVLRDELKNTEARVVELVTAASNLDKLNRDYKVAQAVFTSALARLNASKTDVFASYPMVQIAEPPSLPFEPSSPNRLLAIIAGIVATLFAGTGLMLTWLRRPLIDKLSGTLRKTGPAPDEAE